The following proteins come from a genomic window of Salvelinus sp. IW2-2015 unplaced genomic scaffold, ASM291031v2 Un_scaffold3163, whole genome shotgun sequence:
- the LOC112075446 gene encoding endonuclease domain-containing 1 protein-like, protein MMGVLNHLSTLLLLSLLPPALSHVVEKFSDVRQCKKFFMNGTTPTLTGILVGGIVKNEGRYKPICQKYKNFYRFATLYDTTNRIPVFSAYTFTGSSKKSRPKQPWMIEPELNRYNNSPEMVVDDSYQAGNNDYKNSIPSKGVNKGFLFPSSHAHDLDTQKSTFTLTNIVPQVVSFNDGSWKVMEDYVRTKFKKDCIRNRMIKAYVVTGAVPNNNNNTLNNRVNIPDLLWTAYCCYNSEKNKWMAGAHWGENKKEVKIQTLKTETLGALEKMLKKGGRAQVFPKDCPRGP, encoded by the exons ATGATGGGGGTATTgaatcatctctctactctcctccttctctctctccttcctcctgctctctctcatgtAGTGGAGAAGTTCAGTGATGTTCGACAGTGCAAGAAGTTCTTCATGAATGGGACAACTCCAACTCTCACGGGTATTTTGGTTGGTGGGATAGTCAAGAACGAGGGCCGCTACAAGCCGATCTGCCAGAAGTACAAAAACTTCTACAGGTTTGCAACTCTCTACGACACGACCAACAGGATCCCTGTGTTCTCAGCCTACACCTTCACTGGTTCTTCTAAGAAAAGCAGACCAAAACAACCCTGGATGATCGAGCCTGAG CTCAACAGGTATAACAACAGCCCTGAAATGGTGGTGGATGATTCATACCAGGCTGGGAACAACGACTATAAGAACTCAATACCAAGTAAAGGGGTGAACAAAGGTTTCCTCTTCCCAAGTTCACATGCTCATGACCTTGATACTCAGAAGTCCACCTTTACCCTGACCAACATCGTTCCCCAGGTGGTGTCATTCAACGATGGCAGCTGGAAGGTAATGGAGGACTATGTCAGAACGAAGTTTAAGAAGGACTGTATTAGAAACAGGATGATAAAAGCCTATGTGGTGACTGGAGCAgttcccaacaacaacaacaacacactgaaCAACAGAGTGAACATCCCAGATCTCCTGTGGACAGCCTACTGCTGTTACAACAGTGAGAAGAACAAGTGGATGGCCGGAGCACACTGGGGggagaacaaaaaggaggtaaAGATACAAACATTGAAAACAGAAACCTTGGGAGCACTCGAAAAGATGTTGAAGAAAGGTGGTCGTGCCCAGGTGTTCCCAAAGGATTGTCCAAGAGGTCCTTAA